Within the Planctomycetaceae bacterium genome, the region CAGCTTGTGGCAGCTGCCACTAGTCACAGAGTGCAGTGACGGGCATTGACCGCCACTGACACACAGGTCGAAAATGTGAAGCCCTCTGGAATTTCAATTCCAGAGGGCTTTCTTCGTTTGAACAATTCCGAATCCGCGGTCAACATGGTGCGTCATGAAACACGACTCCGCCCCTACGAAAGTACTGAAGGTTGCTCTATGCTGAATCTAATCGGAACAGGGACAGCGAGAACATGCAACGGAGCCACGCGGCGCGACTTCCTTCAGGTCGGCACCCTTGGAGCTGCCGGGTTATCTCTCGCCAGCTACCTGCAGGCCAGGGAAAAGGGCCTCGTCGCGTCTGGTAACGATGAAAAATCATGCATCATGATTTTTAATCTGGGCGCCCCCAGCCAGCTGGACACGTTTGACATGAAGCCGGATGCACCCGCCGAGGTTCGTGGTCCCTTCAGACCAATTGCGACCTCCGCCCCGGATATTCAGCTGTCGGAAATACTGCCCCGGCACGCTGAAATTGCCCACCATATTTCGCTGGTCCGAAGCTGCCACCATACCGGCGCGGCTGTGCATGATGCGGGATGGCAGATGATGCAAACCGGACGCCAGTTTACAGGAGGAGTGAATACACCACATGCAGGTGCTGTTGCCAGCTATCTGAAAGGTCGTCGTTCGGACCTGCCGCCGTTTGTTGTGCTTCCGGAAACCATGGGACGTGGCGGTGGAAACCTTCCCAATGGGCAGGCAGGCGGATTTCTGGGGAAAGCCCATGATCCATTCGCACTCATGGCGGATCCATCGCAGCCTGATTTTCAGGTTCCGGATCTTCTGCCACCCCAGACGATCGGAGAAGTACGGACGGCTCGCCGGCGCCGACTGCGCGATGTCGTGGATGAGACAGTGAGAGACTTCGAGGCGACGGAGAACGCGCAACTGCTGGACGGTAATTTTGACGCGGCGTACCGCTTGATGACCAGCACTCAGGCTCGTGAAGCTTTTGATCTGTCTCAGGAGCCCGCCAGCGTGCGAGACCGTTATGGAATGAATCGCTTTGGCCAGTGCTGCCTGCTGGCTCGGCGACTCATTGAATCCGGTGTGCGATTTGTCACCGTCAACACCTTCCTCACGGTCTTCGATGAGATCACCTGGGATATCCATGGTTCAAAGCCGTTCACCTCGATTGAAGGAATGAGAGACATTGTGGCTCCGATGTACGATCAGGGCTACTCAGCGTTGATCGAGGATCTTTACCAGCGAGGAATGCTGGACAATACGATGGTCTGCAACCTTGCCGAATTTGGCCGAACGCCAAAAGTAAATCCTGCTGGCGGTCGAGACCACTGGCCTCAGTGTTTCACAGTTTACTTTGCCGGCGGTGGCGTTAAGGGCGGACAGGTCGTTGGGGCAAGCGATCCGATCGGTGGTGTCCCCGCGGATCGGCCAGTGCTGCCGGGCGATGCGGTTGCAACAATTTTTCACAGTCTCGGCCTGGACCTGAATGCGCATCTACCGGGACCTGCTGGCCGACCATTTCCACTCGTCGACATTGGCCGCCGCGAGATTCACGAACTGTTTTGACGAAGCGCATTCAACCCCGTCCAGTGATTCGCAGACCTTTCAGTGAATGGTGGTCTGCTCTGGATTCAGAACCGGCGACGTCAGGTTTCATTCATGAATATTACCTTCTGCTCCACCATCCCAATCCTTCGCATCTTTGATGTGGAGAAAGCGAAGAGTTTCTACGTTGACTTTCTGGGGTTTCGGGTGGACTGGGAGCATCGGCACAATGAGAGATCACCGGGTTATATTCAGATTTCACGGGATGGACTTCTGCTCCACTTAACTGAGCACCACGGAGACTGCACACCGGGCTCAAAAGTCTTTGTCTGGATGCAGGGGATCGATGCATTCCACGAAAATATCACTTCGCGCGGCTACGAATACATGCGGCCAGCTCTGGAACCAACTTCTTACGGGTCAAGATGCGTCGAAGTGACGGATCCATTTGGAAACCGAATCAGCTTCAATGAAAAGACACCCATTGAGGACTCGTCGTCAGCAGGATGACGGGAAACATTGCCAACTGGTGTGCACGGCACATACGGGGTGCACGGCGCATACCGGGTGCACATGACAGCTGATTGCGCATGAAAAAACCGACGGGGACGTCGGTTCCGTGAATCACATCGCCCTGCACCAGGTGTCTGCAGAAAGAAATGCAGGGACTTTGTAAGTGGTGAAGCGGAGAGAGAGGGATTCGAACCCTCGGACCCCATTTCTGGAGTCACATCATTAGCAATGATGCGCATTCGGCCACTCTGCCATCTCTCCGTCGCGGAACGAGGTCTCGGGACCGTAGTTCGGCAGACACACTATAATCGGTTTACACAATCAGGCAAGTTCAGCTGAGATCCGGATTTCCGTCGAATTGAACATTCTCGCGTTTTCGCATGTCAAAAACAGGACCCGGCTGGAATTAACCGGCTTTCGGCGTATTTTCATGTGCGAACACGACACCTCCTGCGTTGCTCCGAGTTTCTTCAACTGTTGCACGAAACTCAGGCGCCGAAGCCAGGAATCAGGTGCTCCTGACGAACAGGCGATTAAGCGACAAAGCAAACGCCCCCCAAACTTTCCCGAACAAATCGCACGCCTCAGATTGACCATTCCATGACAGCAAACTTTACCCCCCAATCAAACGTTCGCCACCCTGCGTCTATGGCATGTCGCCCCGCATACGGACGGATCTCTCAAGCCTGCTACGCGACAAGCTGGGTAGCCGCTGCAATCTTGTTGTTCGGGCACGTTTGTGCCCCTACTTGTGTGGCAGCGGAACCAGCCGTCGCACAGGATGAAGAAGGCTTTACATTGCTTCAGGAAGGGACCCGCCCACTGGCGACAATCACCTTTGCAAGTGTTGAACGTCTGCTAACCGAAGGGGAGTACATCTTTGATGCCGCGGGGCAACCCGATGCGTTTGCAACAATCGCAAAAGGCGCCAACGAGTTTCTTGATCAACTGCCCGGACTCGACAAATCCAAACCTGCAGGATTGATGATTTACCTGCCTGCCATTATCCCCCCCATTCCCGAGGTCTTCTTGTTCCTGCCGACTGCCGACTTCGAGGACGTGACCCGATTTACAGAAAAAGTCCTTGAGCGTGCTCCTGTGGTGGGGGGAAAGCAGGCTGAAGAAGGACGTTACGAAGTTGTCGGACCACGCCGAACGTGGTATGTCAAGATGCAGGGGAATTATGCCATTATCCCGGTGGGCCCCAATGCAACTCCTGAAATGCTGGACCGCGAAATTCCAGCTCCCGACGCTCTGCTTGCGACTCAGGCCCAGCTTTATGATGTGTCCATCACACTGGACCTCGCTTCCATCCCACCTTTGACCCGCACCCTGCTCACAACTGTACTTACAGCGGGGATTTCCTCGCAAATGCAGCAACGCGATGAAGAACCGGACAGTGCTTATCAAATCCGACGAGCAGAAGGTGATCGAGCACTGGCTGCATTGCAGCAGATACTGGATGAATGCGACCGCATGATCTTCGCATTGAACGTCGATGCTGAAGAACACGCTGTGAACATGGATATGGTCATTGATGCGAAGAAGGGTACGAAGTTCTTTGACGAAATCCTTGAGTCAACCACAAAGCCCAGCTACTTCATTCCGCTGCTGGATGATTCGGCGGCGGCCTCGTTTTCGATGTCGTCGATCATCAACGAACGGGACCGCAACGCCTACATCAGGATGCTGGAGGGTGTTAAAGGTGAGGTAGTCCGAGTGATCTCTGAAAACGATCTCGGACCGGTCCCCGATGAAAATGGTCCGATCGGGCAGGCACTGAGCGGGCTGCAGGCGACGCTTGACGCCGCCCATATCGATGCCTTCGGACAGTTTTATTCCGATTCTGAAGACAAGCTGGCGATTGTCGGAGCGTTGAGGCTTGAGCAGGGTGACGCCATTGCACTCGGATTAACCGACTTGCTCGGACGACTGCAGGATGTTGCTGAAGTCACTGAGAAATTCGAAATCACCTCGGCATACGGTCAGCATCAGGGCATCGTTTTTCACCGACTCGTTCCAAAGCAGATTCCTCCGATGTTATCGGAACTGTTTGGCAGGAACCCAGGATTAACTTTCGGCGCGGGGGACAGAACACTTTGGCTGGCTCTTGGTGGTGAACCATCATACGACACAGTCACGGGGGTCATGGATCAGCTTCAGCACGCCCTTGAAAATCCTCAGGACCGTACTTCCCCGGCAAACTTCCGGGTGATCGTGAACGTCAATCAGTTGATTGAAATGCAGAAACGTGTCGCCGGAGCGATGTCGAGTGACAACGGAACAACAGATGACACACCGGACCAGGTTGTCGAGACGAGCCGCGAAGACAAGCCCGTCCTGACGAACCCGAGTAATACCTCCGGTGAGACACCGGCCCGAAGCAGGAGCAACAGCCGCCGAAGCCAGCGACGGGCAATCGCGGGAAGGATTTTCACAGAAACGATGGCTGAAGGTGACGACCGAATTGAAATTGATTTTCAGCCAACAGATTCCGGCGGCCGGATGCGAATTCGTCTCGAGGAAGGCTTCGTGCGAGTCTTCGGGCGTTTGATCGCGAATGCCGTCAATCCACAGGAATGATCTCCTGCAAATGACTTGCGTTTCCCGGTCCGCTATTGAATGCCCATCAGGACATGACGAGCGGAGATGGCCATTTCCCGAGCGGCTTGCGCTGATTCGGCTGTGACGGTCAAATGGCCCATCTTGCGACCTGTGCGCGTTTCGGCTTTGCC harbors:
- a CDS encoding DUF1501 domain-containing protein → MLNLIGTGTARTCNGATRRDFLQVGTLGAAGLSLASYLQAREKGLVASGNDEKSCIMIFNLGAPSQLDTFDMKPDAPAEVRGPFRPIATSAPDIQLSEILPRHAEIAHHISLVRSCHHTGAAVHDAGWQMMQTGRQFTGGVNTPHAGAVASYLKGRRSDLPPFVVLPETMGRGGGNLPNGQAGGFLGKAHDPFALMADPSQPDFQVPDLLPPQTIGEVRTARRRRLRDVVDETVRDFEATENAQLLDGNFDAAYRLMTSTQAREAFDLSQEPASVRDRYGMNRFGQCCLLARRLIESGVRFVTVNTFLTVFDEITWDIHGSKPFTSIEGMRDIVAPMYDQGYSALIEDLYQRGMLDNTMVCNLAEFGRTPKVNPAGGRDHWPQCFTVYFAGGGVKGGQVVGASDPIGGVPADRPVLPGDAVATIFHSLGLDLNAHLPGPAGRPFPLVDIGRREIHELF
- a CDS encoding glyoxalase superfamily protein, coding for MNITFCSTIPILRIFDVEKAKSFYVDFLGFRVDWEHRHNERSPGYIQISRDGLLLHLTEHHGDCTPGSKVFVWMQGIDAFHENITSRGYEYMRPALEPTSYGSRCVEVTDPFGNRISFNEKTPIEDSSSAG